A window of Flammeovirga kamogawensis genomic DNA:
AAAATAATAGAGGTAATTATATTGGTTAACATTTTTCAAGAAAAATAGAGCTATTATTCATTTTTCTTGAAATTATTATCCAATAAAACTTTAAGAATTCGTGTTGTATTGATCTTTTCGCATATTTTTGTGAAAATTTTTTGAGTCTACCTGTATAAAAACGTTAATAGTTTTGTTAGATATATACAGATAGATAGAGAGTTAGAGAAATACAAGTAACTTTGTCAATATGGACAAGATGGAAAATATACGCAACTTTTCGATTATTGCACACATCGACCACGGTAAGAGTACCTTGGCGGATCGTTTGTTGGAATCTACCCAAACGGTTTCTCAACGAGATATGCAAAATCAGTTGTTAGATAATATGGATTTGGAGCGTGAACGTGGTATCACTATTAAAAGTCACGCTGTACAAATGGATTACATTCAAGATGGACAGGAGTATGTATTGAACTTAATTGATACACCTGGTCACGTCGATTTTTCTTATGAAGTTTCAAGATCAATTGCTGCCTGTGAAGGAGCATTGTTGATTGTAGATGCTTCTCAGGGAATTGAGGCGCAGACAATTTCTAACTTGTACCTTGCCATGGAACATGACCTGGAAATTATTCCAGTAATGAATAAAATTGATTTACCGCACGCAAACCCAGAAGTAGTAGCAGATCAGATTATGGATTTGATTGGCTGTGAACGTGAGGATATTGTAGAAGCATCTGGTAAAACAGGTTTAGGTGTAGATAAAATTCTAGAAGCAATTGTAGAAAGAATACCGGCACCTAAAGGAGATCCAAAAGAACCTCTTCAAGCCTTGATTTTTGATTCTGTATATAACTCATTTAGAGGAATTGAGGTATACTACCGTATTTTAAATGGTACATTAAAAAAGGGAGACCTTGTAAAATTTGTCAACGCGGGCAAAGAGTACAAAGCTGATGAAATTGGTGTATTAAAATTAGATCAGGAAGCTAGAAAATCTATATCAGCAGGTAATGTAGGTTACATTATATCTGGTATTAAAGAAGCTAAAGAGGTAAAAGTTGGTGATACAATTACTTTAACTGAAAACCCTTGTGCTGAATCAATCCAAGGTTTTGAAGATGTAAAACCAATGGTATTTGCTGGTATTTATCCAGTTGACACTACAGAATATGAAGATTTAAGAGCATCACTAGAAAAGCTTCAGTTAAATGATGCGTCTTTAGTGTGGGAGCCAGAAACTTCTGTAGCCTTAGGTTTTGGTTTCCGTTGTGGATTCTTAGGAATGCTTCACTTGGAGATTGTTCAAGAACGTTTAGAACGTGAGTTCAATATGACGGTAATTACAACAGCTCCTTCGGTACAGTACCATGCATTTTTAAATAATGCAGAAAAAACTAAAGTTGTTGTAAATGCACCTTCGGATATGCCTGACCCTAGTAAGTTAGATCATATTGAAGAACCATATATTAAAGCCAATATTATCTCTAAAGCAGAATATGTAGGTCCGATTATGAACTTATGTATGGAGAAACGTGGTGAGTTGAAAAATCAAGTGTATTTAACAACTGACCGTGTAGAGCTAATTTTTGAAATTCCTTTATCTGAAATTGTTTTTGACTTTTTCGATAAGTTGAAAACAATCTCAAGAGGATATGCATCTTTAGATTATGAATTAATTGGTTTCCGTGCTTCTAAATTAGTACAATTAGATATTCTTTTAAATAACGATCCTGTAGATGCATTCTCTGCTATTGTACATAGAGATGGAGCTTATGATCGTGGAAAGAAAATTTGTGAAAAGCTAAGAGAGGTAATTACTCGTCAGCAATTCGAAATTCCAATTCAAGCAGCAATTGGTACTAAAATTATTGCCAGAGAAACAATCAAGGCATTGCGTAAAAACGTAATTGCAAAATGTTATGGTGGTGATATTTCTCGTAAACGTAAGTTACTAGAGAAGCAGAAAAAAGGTAAAAAACGTATGCGTCAGCTAGGTAATGTAGAAGTAACGCAAGAAGCGTTCATGTCTGTATTGAAAGTAGACTAATTTCGTTAGAAAATAGAAAAGCGATAGTTCCTTTAACCGAACTATCGCTTTTTTTTATTTTAATTTTTTTAGGAATGAAATACCATACTGAGTACGCATACGTTCTAAAAGCCATTTTCTAGCTTCTATATTTTTATTACCTCCTATGAGAATGTAATAGAGCCAATCTTCGGTATGGAGATGACTAAATTTATAGGTTCTACACATAGGTTTTTCATCGTAATTATTGATAAAGTAATAAACATGCATATATAACATACCAA
This region includes:
- the lepA gene encoding translation elongation factor 4 → MENIRNFSIIAHIDHGKSTLADRLLESTQTVSQRDMQNQLLDNMDLERERGITIKSHAVQMDYIQDGQEYVLNLIDTPGHVDFSYEVSRSIAACEGALLIVDASQGIEAQTISNLYLAMEHDLEIIPVMNKIDLPHANPEVVADQIMDLIGCEREDIVEASGKTGLGVDKILEAIVERIPAPKGDPKEPLQALIFDSVYNSFRGIEVYYRILNGTLKKGDLVKFVNAGKEYKADEIGVLKLDQEARKSISAGNVGYIISGIKEAKEVKVGDTITLTENPCAESIQGFEDVKPMVFAGIYPVDTTEYEDLRASLEKLQLNDASLVWEPETSVALGFGFRCGFLGMLHLEIVQERLEREFNMTVITTAPSVQYHAFLNNAEKTKVVVNAPSDMPDPSKLDHIEEPYIKANIISKAEYVGPIMNLCMEKRGELKNQVYLTTDRVELIFEIPLSEIVFDFFDKLKTISRGYASLDYELIGFRASKLVQLDILLNNDPVDAFSAIVHRDGAYDRGKKICEKLREVITRQQFEIPIQAAIGTKIIARETIKALRKNVIAKCYGGDISRKRKLLEKQKKGKKRMRQLGNVEVTQEAFMSVLKVD